The region CAAAGGTGAGAAATGGGAATATCTGATGGAACTGAAAAATATTCGTCGTGGTAGAGTTAAAGAGTATGCCGACGAGTTCAAAGTCGAATATCATCAAGGTAAACGTCCTTGGGGTATTAAATGTGATGTTGCTCTACCGTGTGCAACTCAGAATGAGATCAATGAACAAGAAGCTGCTGAGCTGGTTAAGAACGGATGTAAATGCGTTTCTGAAGGTGCTAACATGCCAACCGTACCAGAAGGTGTTAAGATTTTCATAGAAAACAAGCTCCTCTACGGTCCGGGCAAGGCAGCTAATGCCGGTGGTGTTGCTACTTCGGCTCTGGAAATGACACAAAACAGTATGCGTCTAAATTGGAGTCGTGAAGAAGTTGATGAGAAATTGCACGGTATTATGTGTTCTATTCATAACCAATGTGTAGAGTATGGTAAAGAGGGAGACTTTGTTAATTACGTCAAAGGTGGTAATATTGCCGGATTTATGAAAGTTGCCTCAGCTATGCTTGATCATGGTGTTCTATAATCTTAAAATATGGTGCCGTTCAAATGAACGGCACCACTTTTTGAAAGACTACTTATGCTAAAAAGAATATGTGAAATTTCCAACAGGATTTTACGCTGTGCCAGTGGTGATTTTAAGAAACTTGAGTTTATCAAAGGTATAGCTGCTATTTTTGATGAATTTTCTAAAGCTAATTCAGTTGTTATCTATTTGGGTGATCAAGAAAAACTAAATGTGTTCGAATATTTACCAGTTGATGTTATCTCGGTAAAAAAACAAAGAAAAACCGATTTCCCTTTTCAACACTATAATCGCAGAGAGTTGTTGGATCTCAACTTCAAAAAAGAATTTTCCTCATGGATTGAAAGCTTTTTTAATCAGGAAATTATCAAAAACAGGAAGAAATCTCAACCTATTGCTTTACAGAATATTGTAACCGAGGAAGGGATCTGTTTCTTTATCAATGATATAGATATTAATGGATCACAAAAAACTACCACTGAAAATTTTCAATCCTACTATATCATCCCCTTCTTGATAGATGCGAAAAACTTCGCTATCCTTGTTATGAGAGCTTTCAAGAGAAATGCCTTTGACCGCCCTAACATTAACTTCTTCTCTAAATTAATTCAAGTATTATCTGAAGGTTTCTCTCATCAATACGCTCAAGATGCACTCAAAGAAAGAGTAAAAGAATTACTTTGTCTTTATCAGATCACACAAATTGCTAATAAACCTAACCTTACCATCAATCAAGTATTGCAACAAATTGCCGATATACTCCCCTCTGCTATGCAATATCCGGAAATTGCCTTTGCCCGTATCTACGTAGATGATGAATATTATAAGAGTAAAAACTTCCGGGAGAGCAAAATTAAATTATCAGCCCGGATTGCCTATAAATATGAACAGCGTGGATTTTTAGAAGTCTTTTATCGTGAAAGAGACATTCCGAAATACGGTCAGGTCTTTCTCCAAGAGGAAGAAAACTTGTTAGAGACTGTTTCCAAACAGATCGCTCTCATTATTGAACGAAAACAGGTTGAAGAACTAAATACGAAGTTACAGGAACAACTCCGTCATGCAGATAGATTAGCAACCATTGGACAACTCTCTGCCGGTATAGCTCATGAGATCAATGAACCCTTGGCTACTATCCTCGGTTTTGCTCAACTTATCGAAAAGGGTGAAAACATTCCTTCTGAAGCGATCGAAGATGCAAAAAAGATAATCAATGCGACTCTTCATAGTCGTGAAATAGTACGCAAACTAATGCTATTTTCCAGACAGATGCCACCAAAAAAGGGTAAAGTTAATCTCAATCAGGTTATTGATGAGGGTCTTTATTTTTTGGAGAGCCGATGCCAGAAATCGGGTATCGAGATTATTAGAAATTTGGAAAAAGATCTGCCGGAAATAGATGCCGACCCCAATCAGATCCATCAGGTATTGGTAAATCTAATCGTTAATTCTATTCATGCTATGCCCAAAGGCGGTAAACTAATTCTGGCAACGAAAAACAATCCTGATAATTCCATCTCATTTTCCGTTGAAGATACCGGAACAGGAATCAATGAAGAGATCCAGCAAAAGATATTCATTCCCTTCTTTACGACTAAAGACATTGATCAGGGAACCGGCTTGGGGCTTTCTGTTGTTCACGGGATCATCTCTGCCCACAATGGTCAGATCAACGTTAATAGTAAGCTCGGAAAAGGTAGTATCTTTGAAATTAAGCTTCCTATATACGGCAACTTAAAGAACAAATAACCGGTGAGGAAAGATTGCTTATTACGGACTCCCAATTATAAAAGGATTCATAGATTATGACTGATAATAGGTTAACCATTCTCGTTGTTGATGATTCTATTGATTCATTGGAGATGATCAGTAGAAAATTAAAGAAACGTGATTTCTCTGTTTTTACTGCTACTAATGTTGCCGACGCTTTATCAGTCTTGGAAAAGACCGATATTGATCTGGTGATCACCGACTTCAAAATGCCTAAAGTTAGTGGTTTGGAACTTATCAGACACATCAATGAGAATTATAAGCAATTGAAAGTTGTAATGATTACAGGATACCCTACCATTGACGGTGCTGTAGAAGCTGTAAAGTCTGGTGCTGAGGAATATTTGATAAAACCTTTCACTGATGAAGAACTCTACAAAGCTATAGACGAAGTAGTCGAAAAGATCAGAACCGAAAGTTTAACTGAGGTAACTCAAATCCCCGACACTTACCAGAGTTATGGATTAATCGGTAACTCACAATCAATGAACACGGTATTTCATGCTATTGAACGGTCTACTGCCATCTACGCTACTGTCCTAATAACTGGCGAGAGTGGCACCGGTAAAGAACTCGTGGCACGGGCAATCCATTATCATAGCCCCCGTTCCGCGGCCCCATTTGTTGCCGTCAATTGTGGTGCTATTCCTGAAAATCTCTTGGAAAGCGAACTATTTGGTTTTATGAAGGGTGCCTTCACTGGTGCTCACGAAACAAGAGCTGGATTCTTTATCATTGCTGATGGCGGCACTATCTTCCTCGATGAGATCAGTGAAACATCACTCTCTA is a window of Candidatus Cloacimonadota bacterium DNA encoding:
- a CDS encoding sigma-54 dependent transcriptional regulator: MTDNRLTILVVDDSIDSLEMISRKLKKRDFSVFTATNVADALSVLEKTDIDLVITDFKMPKVSGLELIRHINENYKQLKVVMITGYPTIDGAVEAVKSGAEEYLIKPFTDEELYKAIDEVVEKIRTESLTEVTQIPDTYQSYGLIGNSQSMNTVFHAIERSTAIYATVLITGESGTGKELVARAIHYHSPRSAAPFVAVNCGAIPENLLESELFGFMKGAFTGAHETRAGFFIIADGGTIFLDEISETSLSMQVKLLRVLQDKQVSMIGAKQSRKVDVRIIAATNKNLAKLVDQGHFREDLFYRLNVITIDLPPLRERNDDVIILTKYFLEKYAKEIGKKTPTLTENAFLALKNYSWPGNVRELENFAHRLVIMIDHPTIDVPDLPEAMRYCIQVDKDYTKSLKDMEAEYIRNVLASVEGNKSKAAQILGIDRKTLRSKLPDKDEE